A region of the Phyllopteryx taeniolatus isolate TA_2022b chromosome 9, UOR_Ptae_1.2, whole genome shotgun sequence genome:
AATTGAATCTCTTTTATGATGATctgtcatttgaaaaaaaaaaaaaaaaaaaaaaaaaaagaggtagtACAAAAGGCAATTCAAAGTGGCAGGCAACGATatctttggaggaaaaaaaaaaaggcacttttCTTTCCGAACAAAATCTACTGCAACACCGCTTCCTCTTCCTCTGTGGTCCAGTTCTGTCGTCTCTTCTTGCTCTGAGTGATCTCATTCAACACCTTCTCATTCCCTCAAGCTCCTTGGCGTACCTCCACTCCATCTAAAGCAAGTTTCAACACAAGCTACTGGTCTGTAAATGCAAGTGTGTGCGATTGtcggtgtttatttttttcttatatgtGTGCGAGTGTTAGTTCACTAGCGTCGTTTCTGGTTTTGCTGAAGAGAGGGGGGACGGcgtgttttcactttttttttttttttttttttgcttagtcCTTCACAAGTCTGTAGACGTGGTACTGGGCGCCGTGCTCGCTGGTGGACACCTCGAACACGAACGCGATGCACAGCAACGTCTCTTGGGTGTCCCGGTTCGTTACCACCTGGGGGAGCAAAAAGAGATGGAGGCAACAACGTCAGGTGGGGAAATGCGACGGAGCCCAGCCCTGCACGCCCATTATCTCATTAGGTATTGTTCATTATTAGGTAAATGGTACActgtatttggatttttttcagtacagGACATTAAGTATGGTACAACGGAATATACTTGGTGCTATTTTTCCCATTAATCTAGTGTGTTACAAAGCTTCTGGGATTATCATACACTACAAATGCACGCTCATATGGATGTGTGTACCTGCAGGATGGTGAAGTTTTCAAGAACACTGTTCATCATGTACTTTTCGGGCAAGTGCTTGAGCTTGTGGATGAAGTTGATCATGTACTCGCACATGGGGGAGCGGTGGATTCTGTAAACACACTTGCCCCCCTCCAGGCGGGCGTACTCGGTCTGCGGCGGCGGCAagagagcacacacacacacgcacacacagctaATACACACAAACTGCACGTTTGAGGAGATAATCGATCCTTACGCGCTATCGTTACCTCGACTTTCTCCACCACCTGCTTCCCAAAGGAGCAGACTTTGGTCGAAACGGTGATCGTCATGTTCTCGGCGCTGCTGTACTGGCTGGTGACGCCGTAGAAAGACCCGGGGCCGTCCTGCATGCCGCTGCTGTTCAGGTCGGCCTGGGGAGTGCGTAGTCAATGTTAAAATGGAGATATTATGGGAAAATTGACTTTATAATGACGTGCATACTATTAATGTAATCGTGTCCCCCTCAAAACGGGCTAAAGTGCAGCTTGAATaaatttaaaagtgtgttttagttTCTGATACTTGGGGTGTTTTGACAAAGGTGTGGCAcggacatgttattaagacacctgaaAATGGTTTttaaattgagaaaataaatgcatgctAATGTCTTCTTCAAATAAACCTTGATTGCGCACCCAAAATTTAACCAGGAAAAATGCGTTCTGAGGGCCTTTCTCGTAAAGCTCCTTGAGGCCGCCCTTCTTTTCGGGGAACTTGTCGTAGATCTGTCGGATGTCCACAGCCTCCAGGAGGGGGTCGCTGTAGGAGGGGTTGGTCTGTCCTATGTGGACAAACAGGTGTTTGCTGTACTGCAAAACAGAGGCACAAGAAAGGACGCGATTAAACTCGCAGGCAAATATATGACCTGCATTAAGCTGCTTTGAGGAATCTGGGGAATTATAAGACAATAGGGAAGGTCACTAATTGAAGCAACATGGACATTATGAAATTATTGTGCCCTCGAGTGACTCCTACCAAGTGGTGATTCGATTAGACGGTGGGGGAAATGATTATTTGATTCCCTGCTGAATTTGTAAGTTTACAATTAACAGTCTCCAATTTTTATGGTTGGTTTATTGATTATGGCAATTGACAGAATAGCAGTCAAAAtggtgaacaaaaaacaaaaaacaaaactaagttcacacaaaataaagttataaaaaTGCTGTGCTTATTGCTGAGGAAAGGAAGTTTTCATTCAAGATATGACAGTGTGTGGCTCCGTTCACtgatccctaaattccttgctacacatggagacggtcacagTAAGCCGTCGGAATATCAgccgttcttcgcagaggacaATGAATAcatgcctatgagtattgttatattatctaaTCTACAGAGATAATAATCTATTTGCGAGCCTGTCTATtgaattttgcattgtttgccaGCCTTGAGCTAAACAGACTTAACTAAAGCAAAGCTATGTTGTTGTTTCAGAGACAGAacgtttaattctctttgttttatgtttactttgatcgtaaacttcaactgggtgtgaaaatacaaaacttgaagtctcttttttgaagaattgtgaaaaaaaaacatcatccaaATGACGACTTGTATCTATAAATAGGAACCACTGTATTGGTCATTGGTTGATTGTGCACAGCTGTGTGACACATGGGCACAAGCCAATCTAAAGAAATCGACATCGTTTCTTCAGAGTTTTATtacttttgcattgttttttcccccatgcaTTTTAGACTGCTATTCCGTCTgttataataatcaataaagaaTGATACAAATTGGAGAAAAGTAAAACTTCCACTTTCAGCAAGGAATCAAATCATGATTTTCATCACTGTATTGCTCTTTTATTTCAATATGTAACCACACTAATACTTGAACTCACAGTGTCCGGGTCCCTCTGGACTTCCATGAAGGCCGAGTACTCTAACATGCGCAGCTTCGAGGAGGCGATGGTCCGGTCCTGCCACACTGGCACCGCTGTAGCTGTGGGCGCGAGGGGCGGCGCCAAGGGTTCGTAACCTGTAaggcaaaaaaatgcaaaaattgaGGATTTCTCAAATATCCCAGAGTTAGTCAGACTGTATATGTACACAAAGTCATACTTACTTGGTATGGACTGCGGTACAGGACCTGATAGGCTCGGGTATGGGGGCTGTGCAAAAGGTTTGATACTAGAAGACAATAAATACTTTAGTGAGACAAACTTGACTGGAAAGAACATGTTCGTCTGAAATATTTGAATGCTAGAAAGGAGGACATATtgtggaaaaatgcatttttaatttcttGTACACAAAAAGTTGCTTGCTTGGATTGCCTGGCCATATATTAAGCATGCAATTAACAACCAAATAAATCTTTAGTGTCTGTTCTGGTTGTCtcagaagacgtttcgcctctcatccaagcaggcttGATCAGTTTGTAAAACAAGGCGAGTGCCGTCCTACCTACCCTTGTTGCATGAACCGACGAAACCTGCTGGgatgcatgttttatttatgcatgtttttttcactAGTCGCATGTTTTTTTCCGCTAGTCGCAGCAGGGCTCGGTCTTTACAATAATTtggcggcttggtgatgaagtgccaTCTCCATGACGGAAAATACAATCAATGCCTTTACTACTTATTATTGtcgatgccttttttcttcACACTCAAGGAGTTCACTTGGTCATAATCCTGTAGCGCCACCcctagtcgtcatggtaacaaaagccctATGCCCTGTCCTGGTGAGCTGAGCAGTGGcttcaaaacaggctaatttcagctAGACTTAAATAATGGTGTAATTTTTGATTCTTGGGAGTATTTTTAAGAAAGCAAGCCATAGAAATGCTATTAAGATACCACGAAACTGTTTTAACTTGCGAAATAAAGCACAATATGTCTGCTTTTAACATGGCTTGCCAGTTGGTGTCCAAGTaagcatgtgttgctgcaccagcAAAGCGTAAGTCCACCTGCTTCATTGCTTTCCAACCTTTGGTTGTATTTTTTCTGGGTGAATGAATTTGAAAGTCAATTTGGTGCAGGCAACATACAAGAAAAAGAGTGTGGAAGTTAGTAGCGGTGCTTCAGGTGCTGACGGCGGGAGCTCAGCTGCCAGGGCGAACTTACGCATGGCTGGTGCGGCCAAGCCCAGGAGTCCTTCCCGGGTTGAGATCTAGAACAAGCCTGATGTGCAAAAACGTCACGCGTTAAACATGCTTTGCAATGCCGCTGATTTTATGCATCGGTGACAACGTCGTCTCCTGTCATACAGcaagacgccccccccccccaacccccacacacacacacacaccccaccaCCCCGCCCCTCGCACTCGGGGGGGTTCTACTTACTCCTGAGAAGGTCCAGGCTGTCCCGGAATCGGCGCGGGCCAGAACTAGAGAATGACACAAggttttcagatttaaaaataaaaacgtgaAAGAAAGCAGGACAATTGAAGGGAGGTCTCACTCTGCCTGGCTGGTAGGGGGCAGGGGGCATCGGTGGAAGATGATTCTTGATCATGCTCGGCGAGACGATCTGCGCCGACGACAGCGCCGCCATGTTCTGGAGGGCTTTGTCTTTGGATGCCTGATCCTACAGTGAAAGGAGGCCAGTCAAGCACAAGGGGGCGCCACAATGTGCACAGGACTCCTAAAACGGGGTACATGCATACCGATAATCGGGCCCAATTTGAGTGTTATCCCATGCGATCAAAGTTAGCGAAGGCCAAATTGTCTCGAAAAGATTagcctgagtgattatcctgtggtgttaAGGTGCGTTAAAGGTAATTTTTTGGTTTGGGCTGACAATTGTAAATATGAAACCTGGTCTGCCTCGATGGGAAATCCGTATATGTACGGTCAACACAGAGTTGATTTTGTTTGTGGTGTTAGTCCTTTTGAGTACACCATAGAATGTAAACGCAGGAAGAACACATTCAACAATATTTCTTCCCCTCGTCGTATGTGGGGTGTGTCGCATTTGAAGAATCGGTAAAGATGTTGAAAATCGGTATGTGTACCCAACTTTCTGAAGCCAGTTGTAGACTGGCATTAGTGTTACCAAAGAAAATGAAGGCAATTCTAAAAAAGCGCTTATTTGGCTTTGAAAGTAAAGTGCAGCGTTGTTTCGGTCACCATGGAAATGAGAAAGAGAGTAGCTTTACACTGATGAATGGATGTAGAGCAGTGTCATGAAAAGCAGCATACGAAACGATCGTAATTGATTCATCTTGGAGCCACATTATTTTTAAgtctaaaattattttattcatattattattagtagtagtattatttAGGTGTTTCACGCTATTTATCTCATTGCATTTTTGTCGAGTCGAGAGccccaaaacaacaaagcagCACCTCAGCGAAGCAAGCGAGGATGCACAGCAGCGTTTAAAAGTGAGGCCGTTTCCTAAGCGCTGCGCCTTGTTACGTGATAGCGAAGTAGGTGGGGGAGGGAGgattggggcgggggggggggggggggggtgatgccATGCCAGCAGAGGGCCATAAGGAGGCGCACTGATGCCGTTGATGCGAATAGGGGAAGCATAGCGTACGGCGCGAGTGAGATTCACTTACCAAATTCATCGcctaaagcaaaacaaaaagagaaaagaaccgTTAGTTTGATGCACTTAAGCCGTCGGAGGAGTTTTGGgccaaatgaaaatgtacaatgtCGTCTAATACATTCGTGTGGCGTGGGAAATTAACCAATTCCACTGAATTGAATCCAAAAATGATTATTCATCTTCTacaaataatcatcatcatcttcttcctcatcTATCTTTGCCAacaacgtatagtgacaggcagcacaattaaatgctcttccactagatggcagaagatgcAGTTAACACGTGTATTACACTgaataagtacatttgtgagtaaattaggATGAGATCGTCATTATTGCAGTGTATATAATTTTTGTGAAAGTTTTTGTTCGGCGGTGTGCAGTGGGattttttccaaagaaaaatgtgtgctttttctaaaaaaaaaaccactcaaTTAATTCCAGACAGAATTCTTAACGTTCAGTACGGTAAATCAATTGCTACACACATCCACTTGGAGAACTACAATATTTTACATAGAAGAAGAAGGAATCgcgtaaatgtttgtttttagtcTCCACAGCTAATGATccaactgaaaaaaatcattatagTTTCAGTCTACCTTAATTGATCATTCCTGCAAAGATTTTATTGTAATGCTTTGTTTGAATAAATGGCATAAAAAGGGCATTTTTATGTGAAGCGTTTAAAAAAATTGATTAGGATAATGTAACTGTAAGGTAAAAAGATGATTTAGGTTTATGATGTAATATTAGTGGATTTTTAGGAATATTTGTAGGACATGGGACTTTTGTATACGTGGTCTTGtttctgtcaaaacaaaaaggtaaCTCAAGGAATTAATGGTGATCATTTTGAGTGAtgaccccccccgccccccccccacacacacacacatacacaaacctGTAAAATGTAGATTGTACATAATATACATAGAAtgtaatgtacattttaatatGCTGCGAGGCAAATTAAcacatgaacatttttggtTTACCAAAGAAACAATGGTGCATGTTCAACTgacatgttatttatttatttttttaattattgtgctGGGCTTATTTTTGTTCGTATTTTTATCATACATAgtagtaaatacagtaaaaatataGATGTCAAAGTAGTCTACACATTTGCTACCGCTACTGCATTAGTTACCAGTAAGAGGTTAATGTCACGTGTCTATTGTGTGTGCACATCATACTGTATGAATGTGAATTTGCAttggagaaacaaacaaacaaaaaaaaaactgaggaaaGAGACCAGAGGAGAATTTTGTATGTGCATCTTTACAAACAGGACATTAGAAACATGAACGAGAGGAACTAGAGGGGTCAGAGTAGAGGGAACGGAGACAAGTCTCAGAGGTTGAAGAGCATGCTGCACAAGCGTGAAAGGCAAAAGCTTCTCACGGGCTCCTCGTAACAGCGTGTGTTGCATTAGTTAAGTCGGCCTTTGCTTtcaaggagacatattatgcctTTTCTTCACAGTTTAAAACTCCGAACCCAGAGCCAAGAACTCAACCTGTTTCGATGGTGTTATCCGGTCTCCTGCAAATGAGCCGCCGCTCGCCCCCGTCCCCTCTACTGCGTGTTGTGACAAGGCTTACGTCTTTCGTTACCATAACGACACAGGAAGGGGCTTGAAACGAGGCAAGCTGCCACTACTTGCCCAGAGTGGGAAGACAGAAGCAAGCGCTTACGAAAACACGAAAAGCATCGATTTTGTTTTCACTcctggaggcagcacttcatcacctaGCTgcagtattatgtaaattagctccATTGTAAAGTCAAAATCTGGCAAAAATTATGAATGGCTTCCTTACAGTCACATTTTGGGAAATATGCAGGCAACGTATTTGAtagggtgggcaggcactccagaaagCCATATTTTTATGTAGAAGGTCATCTTTTTATGACACGAAATGAGCTATGAGGTTTCTTCCTGTTGTATTATATTTATGGtctacaaatgttttatttttttatttttacaatcatCTACTGTAATTCTGACTCCTACCgtgttagcgtaggttagtgacaGACTACGCACATTCCAACTTGCATAGAAATTCGGATTACTTCGCCACCGTAAGAACAAAACTGTTGTACTCGGAGTGCAGGCATTACTTGTTTACGCTATGTCAAATATTTAAACTTCGTTTCGCCCGAGACTAAAAGCAGTTAGTGCATAGTGACATCGCCAACTAATGGCCTGGCATGCACTTTACAACTTTTTGGTAAATGTTGTTTGTGATCGTTTTGACAATATTGTCATTTGTACACGAAACATTTCTCTACTTCTTCTACCTGGTTGTCTTAAAAGGTTCTCATAATGTCCATCTATAGGAGCCTCTGCTCTATTTTActaaaacggggggggggggggggggggggggggggtcgttggTTAGTGCTAAACCATGACGCATTCCGACTTCTTTAGACATTCAGGTTATGCTGTCACTATAGGAAGGGAACAACTCCGTATTCTGAtaacaagcaattaaaaatacattttctatcaTATGTCCCATTTAAAAATAGCTACATGTAAGTGTTAAAAAGCGCTTCCTGTCTGACCACAGCATGcaaaagcattattttttttgtccaatattcCTCAATAAAGCTGGAATTAGTTCAATACAAATCATGATTTTGTCGGCCAAGCTTGCGTCTGATTCACCTAATGCTATGATTCGAACGAAGTGGTTAGTGCAAAGCCAAGCCATATGGTCCAGCCCCGGTTGAGCCCGCCGTGAAGCGCATACCTTTAGCTTTGACTGGATCTCGCGAGATTTTCTCCGGGCGAGAACCTGCAAGTGGCTAGAAACCTGCACAGAAGAATAGCCAaagagggagggaaggagggaaaggagagaagacaagaagaagaagaagaagaagaagggaagAGAGAAGCCGTAACCAAAAGAGGAAAGAGACGCCCAGTCAGTGTCGCCAGAGAGGCGGGGCAGGTCGCCATCACCTACCTTGATACCCGCCTGGTATTCGCGAACTTTCTTCCGTGCTAACACCTGTATGTGACTAGAAACCTAAGGGGGTGTGAGAGAGTTTTtgagcacaaaaaacacaacatgcattaggatgcatgcacacacacactcacacacacacacacacggaagcGCAACCTTAAACAAtcgtacagtggaacctctaaaggtCGGGTGAGTCGAACGTATTGCGAAGCGAGATCTCGGCAAATCTCGAGGGATTCGGCCCACTAAGCATCTACGGCTGGATCTATGTATACCACATGGTTCAAGTGGTACAATTCCCATGTTTTACTCTCGAGTGGAACAATTGGTTTATGGGTCATGGCAGCGTTGAATAGGATATTTTTCGATTGAAATCAGGTCTGATACGCATCGAATATCTGCCAATGCAAGTGTAGCGTAAACGGACTGATTGGATGTACCTTATCGACGGCAGCAGCGTGCGTATATCGCATAAATACAGCAAAAGCATAGACGATGACATACGGTACAAATATGCTACATAAAGGTGAGTTCATCATTAAATAAGCAAAACAATCGGCATAATGTCGAGGTCaccctcatttaaatcaatgggTGGTAGAGTCCGCCCATGGAGCACAGTTTTTCCGTTTTGCAAATCACTTTGCAATGAAGCTGCGTGTGTGATGACAACCGGAGAACGAGAAAATAGAAAGGACAGAAAGTAAGAAAGCGGTACGCTCATTTCTCTGCTTGGTGCTCA
Encoded here:
- the tead3b gene encoding TEA domain family member 3 b — encoded protein: MVNQFLVRPLTNVCQESARTGVVPNRWVHVPVVVDHCSSSLQPLAAPLPILSYWGSGSGPGGVATIASHDWSANGSPEDGLDGGDNEDKAIDGDAEGVWSPDIEQSFQEALAIYPPCGRRKIILSDEGKMYGRNELIARYIKLRTGKTRTRKQVSSHIQVLARKKVREYQAGIKVSSHLQVLARRKSREIQSKLKAMNLDQASKDKALQNMAALSSAQIVSPSMIKNHLPPMPPAPYQPGRFWPAPIPGQPGPSQELVLDLNPGRTPGLGRTSHAIKPFAQPPYPSLSGPVPQSIPSYEPLAPPLAPTATAVPVWQDRTIASSKLRMLEYSAFMEVQRDPDTYSKHLFVHIGQTNPSYSDPLLEAVDIRQIYDKFPEKKGGLKELYEKGPQNAFFLVKFWADLNSSGMQDGPGSFYGVTSQYSSAENMTITVSTKVCSFGKQVVEKVETEYARLEGGKCVYRIHRSPMCEYMINFIHKLKHLPEKYMMNSVLENFTILQVVTNRDTQETLLCIAFVFEVSTSEHGAQYHVYRLVKD